Part of the Caulifigura coniformis genome, CACTGAACGTGGTCCTGGTCCGCAGTGGCAGCCAGACGATCCTGATCGATGCAGGACTGGGCTCGGATCCGAATCTGAATCTGCCGAAGGCGGGTCGGACGATTGAGCGACTGGAGGCCGCCGGGATCGATCTGGCCTCTGTGACGGATGTCGTGCTGACGCACCTGCACATGGACCACATCGGGGGACTCCTCGTCGCCGGGATCAAGGAGCGGCTGCGGCCACACTTGCGAATTCATCTCGCGGCAGCGGAGGCTGAATTCTGGGAGTCGCCCGATTTCTCGCACACATCGATGCCTGCTGGTTTTCCGGATGCACTGCGCAGTGCCGCCAGGCGGTTCCTGCACGAGTACCGCGGCAATCTGCATCCGTTCGAGAACGAGTACGACGTGGCCCCAGGCGTTATGGTCCAGCGCACCGGCGGCCACACGCCAGGGCACAGCGTCGTCCGACTTGCGTCCAAAGGCAACCGGCTCACCTTCGCCGGTGACGCCGTGTTCCAGGTCGGCTTTGAACATCCTGGTTGGTTCAACGGGTTCGAACACGATCCCGAAGAGGCGGCCCGCGTCAGAGTCAAACTCTTGCGGGAACTCGCAGCGAACCGCGAGCCGCTTGTGGCGACACATCTCTCCTTTCCGTCAGTGTGCCACGTGGCGGTGGACGGTGACGCATTCCGTTGGGTTCCCGGCCCATGGGAATACTAGATGCTGACTGGGTCAGGCCCGAACGAGTCGTCGCACACGCTCCGGGATCCGCAGCGCGGGTTCAGGTAAGTGAGACGACTCGTTCGGCGGAGGGCTGAGGAACACCTGATCTGTAAGCGTGGATCGCCCGACCAGGCCGCGGACGGCTCCCCGAATCTTGGCGTCCACTTCAGTCTGAAGGGAGCGTGATCGATGGATGTCTACGAGGCGGTCGCGAGTCGACGGTCGGTGCGTGGATTCACCGATCAGCCTGTTCCTGACGATGTGCTGGAGCGAGTTCTTACTGCAGCCGCAATGGCCCCGTCCGGATCGAACATCCAACCCTGGCGGATCTACGTACTGACAGGCGAGCGGCTCACACAGCTCAAGAAAGCTGCCGTTGAACGAGTGGCGGCCGGCGATCCCTGGGACAGTCGGGAGTTCGCGATGTACCCGGAATCGTTGAAGTCCCCGTACACGGAACGACGCTCTGAATTCGGAAAGGAACGATACAACGCACTCGGAATTGATCGAGAAGACTGGGGCGCACGTCAGCGGGCAGCGATCGGAAACTGGAACTGCTTCGGGGCGACGACCGCTCTCTTCTGCTATATCGATCGCGACCTCGGCCGGCCGCAATGGGCTGACGTCGGGATGTACCTGCAGACAGTGATGTTGCTGCTGCGTGCTGAGGGCTTGCACAGTTGCCCTCAAATGGCGTGGTCGCAGGTTCGCAAATCGGTCGCAGAGATCGTGTCGCCTCCAGCGGACCTCATACTGTTCTGCGGAATGTCAATCGGCTACGAGGACTCCGCGGTGGACTATGTACGCATCGGCCGGGCGCCGCTCCAGGAAACGGTCACATTCGTTAGACACTGATCTGCCCTTCCTTTAACGGCTCCACATTCCGTTGTACTCCGCTTTGACCGGCGCGGTCGCTGCCACTGTCGTTCAGGGAGCAACGCTGACTGCTGTCCCGAATTCCTTCCCGATCCGCAGCAGATGGCCCTCCGTTCGAACGAAGAGGCTCCGATGGGCGATCGCCGGAGTCGAGTAGACGCCCTCGCCGAGACCATTCTTTGAAAGAACCTCGAAAGTCTTTCCGTTAGCGATCACGGTGCATGTACCAGAGTCCTCGAAGAAGTAAATGCGGTCTTCTGCCGCGACTGGCGAACTGTAGACCGGTCCCGTTCTTCGAGCTGTCATCAGGGAGCGACCGGTGCGCGGATCCAGGCAAGTGTAAACGCCGGTGTCACTCAGAATATGGAGATAGTCGCCCAGCAGGATTGGTGTCGGGACGTAGGGCATCTGTCGCTCGTTGCGCCAGGCGACGAACTCTTCCGAGATTTCTCCACGGCCGCCGAGTTTGACGGCCATGGCCTTCTTCTCCGGAGAGCCGCCGAAGCTGAAGACCATTCCATGACCGACTGAGGGCGTGCTGACGAACTTCTCAGCTGGACCGGCGATCGACCAGATCGGTTCTCCGGTTGCAGGGTTCAGGGCGACGGTTTGCGAAGCCCCGGTCAGGATGAGTTGCAGTTCGCCGTCGTGCTGCGTCAGCAGGGGTGTCGAGAACGATCGCAGGTTGATCGACGGCTTGTAGCGCCAGATCTCGTCACCCGTCATCGTATTCAGCAGGACGACGAAGGCCTCGCCGTCCTGCTGACCATTGATGATCACTCCATTGCCGAATACGACGGGGCTGGCGGCGAAGCCGTGCTGGGAGTGAAACGTCCCCGGAGACTTCGACCACAGGATGCGGCCCTCGAGGTCAAGAGCGACAACCTGCATTGCACGGTCGTCGACGAAGACCGCAAAGATGCGCTGCCCATCACAAGCCGGCGTGCTGGAGGCGGCGGTGTTGAACTTGTGCATGTCTCCGGTTTCGCCGCGGTGGACGACGGTGTTCCAGCGGACGACGCCAGAGGAAGCATCGATGGCAAGGACCCGGCGTGTCTGGTCGAAGACGTCCGCCAGGGTGATGACGACGTAATCACCGATGACGATCGGGGACGACCTTCCTCCGCCGGGAAGAGAAGTCTTCCAGGCGATGTTCTCATTCGGTGACCAGCTGATAGGGACGCCGGTTTCAGTTGAGACCCCGTCGCCTTTTTGACCGCGCCAGGAGGGCCAGTCGCCGGCGCTGGTGGTACTCGTGATCGCGAGCAGCAGGCACGGAATCGTAGTGCGGAGGCTCATTTCGGATGCCCGGTGAGCAGTGATGGCGAGGGAACGTTCAACGGGTTGTTGGACTTGCCGATCCATGATTCGATTGTTCGAGCCGCCGGATGTCGGCATTGAGACGCTCGGAGACGGCCCGTTGAGTGGCGAGGGCGGCCTCGGTGGCTTTGACGGCCGCATCGGCGAGTGCGGCGGAGTGCCGCAATTCGGCCAGGCGGTCCCCGGCAAGTCCGATCGATTGAGCCGCATTCTCGATCGCAGGCGTGGACTTCGAGGTGTCGTTGACGGCGATGGCGGCCGTTTGCAACTGCGAACGGCGGATCGGAGCCTTCGCAATTGAGGGAATTGCTGCCGCGACTGGAATCTGAAGTGACGAGCGATCGGCCTGGTCGTTGAGGCCAATGACCTCGACGCCTCCAGAAGCACTGGCAGCGATCACGCGGGAGTCCGTTGCGGCAACTTCAACGGCTTCACCGTTGAATGGAAGCGTGGCGACAAGTGTGAGAGAGCTGTTCAGGACGGCGATGGCATTCTGGCGACCGCCGAGACAAACGCGGCCCGAAGCGTTGGTGGTAGCGGAGAGGATTGGACCGATGCCGATGTTGGTTACGGACTTCGATGAGCCGTCGTGCATGTTCCACACACGAAGCGTTCCATCATCGCCGGCAGTCGCGAGTGCGTCAGAGCTTGCTGGCCACCAGACGGCGGTGACCTGTCCGGAGTGGCCGCGGAGCGTGTCGAAGATCTTGCCGGTTTCTGCTTCCCAGACCTGCACGCCGCCGAAGCGATCGCTGCTCGCGAGGAGCAGCCCATCTGGGCTGTATGCGAGTGAGAGAATCCAGTCGGTGTGCTTCTTGAGAGTCGTGAGCAGTTCGCCGTTCGAAGTGCGGTAAATCTTGACGGTCCGGCCAGGTCCGCCCATCGCGACGAGCGAGCCGTCCGGTGAGAGATCGGCAGCGAGCACAATGTCGGTCTCGTCGCCGATTGCGAACAGCCGCTTGCGCGTTGCCACATCGAAAGCGACGACCCGGCCGGACTCAGCGCCGACACCGCCGCCGGCGAGCAGAACGTCGCCGCCGCGGACGAACTTCAGGACGAAGGCTTTGCCCTCGGGAAATGGCAATGCGCCGATCGCGGGGCGGGAGAGATCGTCGTAGAGGAGGACCTGATTGAGTCCAGCGACCGCGGTCAGGTCTGATTTCGGATGCACCGCCAGCGCCGTGACGGCGGCGTTCTGCTGCCAGGGCTTCACTGGTTCCAGACCGCCCTTGGCCACAGTCACCTCAGCCGAATTCGCCGGAGTTGCCTTGGCCAGCACAACTTGTGGTTTAGCCGCCGGCTTCAGCTCGGTCTCGGAGATGCCGCGGGCGATCCAGTCGCGAATGAGATCGAGTTCGCGCTGCGGGATTCGCGGCGCGCCGGGCGGCATCTTGGGATCCTCGCGATGAGCGGCGAGGGTGTAGACGAGGCTGTCATCGGGCTTCCCGGGAACGATTACCGGTCCGGAGGACGACCCGGCCTTGACCCCTTCCAATGACGTGAGATCGAGGTCGCCGCGAGTTCGCTCTTCGTCGTGGCACGAGGCGCACCTTTTCCTGAACACCGCTCGTACTTCGTCGAACGAAACGGTTCGTGGCGCGTCGGCCGCCAGGGTCGCCTGGGCTGCAACAGCACAGGTGGATGCGACAGCGAAAGCGAAGAGGTGTCGACGAATCATGTTGGAAAGCCGCAAGAGGAAAGTCGGGAACCGGCGCTGCGCGATTCAGTGGTTGAACACGAACTCGTTCGAGTTCAGGAGTGCCCAGAAGAGATCGGTGAGCGCCGTGATCGCGTCTTCCGATGAAGCGAGCTTCGCCTGGATGGCGGACTGCTCTTCGGGACGCGGCGCGCGTCCCAGGCATCGTTCGTAGAGGGCGGTGACGATCGCGACTGAGTCGGGGTTCGTGGTGATCAGCCGTTCTATGACCTTGCCCTGCGCAATCTTTCCCGAGGTGGCCTCGCCGTTGATCAAGTGCAGCGCCTGCGACAGCGTCGGAGAAGTTTTCTGAACCTCGCAGGTGCAGGCCGTGGCGCGGTCCGACCTGCCAAAGGTGGTTAGGAAGTAGTTGGGGACCTGGCCATCGGCGACTTCAATCGCGCGGCCGCCAGCAGGGAGGCCAGGCAGCCGCTCAGTCGTCGCGGTGACCTGGTTCAGGCAGTCGAGCAAGACCTCTGCTCGGAGGCGCCGGATGCGGGCGTGCGAGAAGTTTCGCATGTCCCAGGCGTTCGACGCGTTACGCGTGCTCGCGAGCTGGTAAGTTCGTGAGTTGCAGATCTCGCGAACGAGGGGGCGGATGTTGAAGCGATCTCCAGCGAGTTTCCGACCGATGTGGTCGAGCAGGGCCGGATTCGATGGTGGATTGCTGACACGGAAGTCGTCGACGGGCTCGACGACTCCAACGCCGAGGAAGTGCGCCCAGACGACATTGGCCACGTTCCGGGAGAACGATGGATTCTCCGGCGAGGCGAGCCACTCGGCGAGGACCTTGCGGTAATCCTCGCCCGGCTTGACGGCCGGCGGTTCTCCGCCGAGGTGACGAAGCACAACGTCACGACCATCGACGGGATGCTTGAGGCTGCCCATTCCGGCGTTGAAGACCGTGATCTCGCGGGGATCCTGGGCCTGCTTATATCCAACCTGCGCGAAGAATTCGGCAAAGCCGTAGTAGTCGTCCATCGTCCAGCGGTCGAACGGATGGTTGTGACACTGCGCACATTGGATGCGAGTTCCGAGGAACGCCTGCGCGGCATTCTCCGCGAGGAGTTGCGGAGTGGTCTCGGTCTGGAAATAGCTCGAAGCCGGGTTCTCGAATGTGCCGCCGGTTGCGGAAAGCGCTTCGGCGACGATCTTGTCGATCGTCTCGCCGGCGTGCACGCGCTCGCGAAGCCACTGGTCATAGAGGTGCAGGCCCTTGCGACTGATGCCGTTCGATGTGCGGATCTGCAGGAGCTCAGCCCATCGCATGATCCACATGTCCTGAAAGTCACGAGTCTCGATGAGCTCATCGACCAGGTGGCTGCGCTTGTCGGACGATGTGTCGGCGAGAAACGTCGCCCACTTTTCGGGCGTCGGCAGAAGGCCCGTGAGATCGAGAGTTGCACGGCGCAGAAAGACTTCGTCAGAGCAGAGGTCTGAAGGAACGATGTGCATGTCGTTCCAGCGGGCGAAGACGTGCCGGTCGATCTCGTTCTGGGGTTTGAGGTCAAAGCCGGGGTACTCCGTGCCGGGGCGTGTCGTGAGCGCCGCACCTTCGGTGAACTGATCGAAGCGTGCGAGAATGAAGGCGTTGCCGGGCCCGGTCGACGTCGCAATGCCTTGTTCGGAGACAGTGGCCGCTGCGTCGTTGTTGCTGAGGAATACGGCGAGGTCAGTGACGTCGCGCTGCGTGCCGTCGCTGTACATTGCGATGACGACGAGCCCTTGCTTCTCGCCGGCCTTGGCGAAAACGGCCTGACGCGGAAACACAGTGATTCCGGTTGGCACTGGTGTCTCCCGGTTGTCGTTCGGGGCCCCGTTCTTCAGCCACGCCAGAAGCTGTTCATGCTCGAAGCTGCCTTCGACGATGCATTGGCCGCCCGTATGATCGACGGCGCCAGTCGCTTTCGCGACGAGCAGGCAGTTCTCGGGCGACGCCAGGTCGATGCGGCGACCGGAGAATTCGCGAGTCAGTCGATAGTGATCCCCCTGCGGGTCAAAGCCGTAAAGGCTCAGGCGGAAACCATCCTTCCCGGAGCCGGCGCCGTGGCAACGCCCGGCGTTGCAGCCAGTCTTCGTGAGAATCGGAAGAATATCGTTCCGGAAGCTGAGCGGCGTGACGTCGGACGCGGCTTCTACGTCGATGGTCGCGCGGACGGTGCGGCCTTCGTGAGTGACCGCGAGCTCCGTCGTACCGTCCGCAGCGGGAGTGACGACCGTTCCGACAAGAGTCGCAATGGATGTATTCTTGACTGAGAACTTTGCGGCCGAGGTGACGTCGCGCGTGCTGCCGTCGCTGAGGCGGGCCTGGACGACGAATCGTTTCTCGTCGCGAGCGCCCTGCAAGCGGATCTGCTCAGGCATCACCCTGAGCTCGGTGATCTCAACAGGGGCCGCGGCGTCTGCGTTGCCTTGGAGCAACACTGTCAGCCCGAGCGCCGCCACACACAACTTCCACGTCGACATGGAGAGTTCCTTCATTCGGAGAGTTCGCATGACGGGCTTACTTGCCTTCTGATTTCGGTCCGGCCGTTGCGCGCTGCAGGACTTCGAGCCGTGAGAGAGCCCGCCCTGATTCATCGCGGAAAAGCCCGCCACGCGGCTCGACCCGGAGCGTTCCGCTGCGTCCGACGCAGTACGAAACCGACTCGCCATTGAGCGTTCCCGTGAGGCGGACGACGAGGTCCGGGAAAACGCCGACCGGGGCGTCCGGCGCGAGGTGGAGCTCAAATTGAACACGGCCTTCGCCGCGCGCGATGGCGACAGGCGATGCCGTGACGCGATTCGGAAGCCCTTCGAGTTCGGCCGTCATCGTCTCGGGGAGCTGGCCATGGGCCTCGATGGAACACGACACCGAAACGGCAGCCCCCTGTTCGGTAACGACCTCCTCGAGTTTTCCAGCCACGGGGCTGGATCCAACGGTGAGCTTGACCAGTTCGGAGGCGACGGCCACTTCTGGCGGCGGGGCCACCGGCAACGGATCGTTGGCTCCCGGCAAAGCCGACTCGGCTCGTCGACCACTTCGGCCGCCGGCCATCGCCTCGGCGCAGATCGTCCATTCACGAACGGCCGCCTTGGGATGAGCCCGCAGCCGATAGACGGCCATCGTCTCGCCTGGTTTGATCACAACTTCCGACGGGCCATCCACCCACGGAGGCAGGAACGGGATCACGACCTCGACGCTGCCGGTAAAACCCGGTTCGCGAGTCAGCTTCAACTGCAGATCCAGCGTTCCATCCTTCGCAACCGGCGCCTCGGGTTGGAGGAGATCAACGTGGAACGGAACCGGCTCGATGACCACCACCGCCAGGCGATCGACAACAGCCGACTGAAACAGGGCATCCGCGGATCCGGCAATGAGGTCAACCACTTGTTGGAACTTGCCCTGCACGGAACGATCGCCGTCGTTTCCAGACGCCAGGACGTCAATCAGCATCGCGTTCAGGGGAGCATCCTTCGAGGCCTCCACAATCGTGGGCGTCCAGTATCGATCGGCATCGATGCGGGCTTCAGAGAACAGGACTCCTTGCGGACCTCCGCTCGTCGAGAGCTGAACGTCCCCTTTGAAGTGCCGCCGTTGAACGGCGAACGTCGTCATGATCCGATTGCCGCGCGGGACGGCGACCGTCTGGCGTTCCTGCGAAAGCCGCTCGGGCCGGGAGACGAAGGCCGTCAGCTGCGGCTGCAGTCGCGTCGCTTCAACCCGGTAGATGAAATCCGGACGCCCCGCCCTTCGCTTGTCGCGGATCTCGAGCGAGTACTTTCCCGGGGCCGGTGGAACGAAGACGAGGCGGCTGTCGTGTGAGCCGTCGTCGTCGTTCGAGATGAGTGTCTCGCCTTCGCCGTCGAGAATCGCGATGACCGTATCGATCGGGGATCCGATCCGGTAAGCGAACGATTCGAACTGAATGGGCTCGCGATTCGAAACGTTGAACTCGAACGTGTCGGCTTCGCCCATGGTCGAAAGCACACCGTTGAACGCGGCCGGCAACTGCGCGGGCGACGGACCGCGAATCTCTTCAAGGACGTTTGGAAATGGCGAGACCCGGAACGGACTCGCCGACGGTGCCTCGCGCCCGTCGCGCGAGGCAATCAGGCCGAAGCCTGGGGCGGGAGACTCGGGCAGCGCGAACGACTGTTCGAAGTCGCCGGCCGCGTCTCCGCGGAACTGCACTTTCACCGTCATACCCGCCTGGCCGCCGGCGGGATAGACGGCGGCGGGCCGCGGGAAATCGCCGAGCGAAAGCAGGTAGCGGCTGTTGTCGTCGCCGTCACGGTTCGTTCCCTGGACTTCGACGACGTACCGGCCGTCCTGCGGTGCGATCAGCGTAATGAACGGGTCCTGATAGAAGAGCGGCGTGTCGTCCACCGAGCCGATGAGTGCTCCGTCCGGGCTGAACACACGGATCGAGGTGTCGAGCAGGACGCTGCCAGACCGAACGCTGGCAACCTCGGCCGCCAGACGCTCGCCCTTCTTCAACGTGATCGCGTAGCAGTCGACATCTCCATTTTCGAGAACTCCTGCCCACGTCAGGTTGCGACTCTTCTCATTGGCCTTTGAAACCTCGTCGTTAGGTTCCGACTCCGGCTCAACCGGCTGATTCGTCAGCAGCACGGTGTGGAGTTCAGAGAGTCCCTGGGGATTCCGAAGCCGGAACGCATACGGCCCGATCGCGGCGTCCTCTCTCGATTTCAGGCGGATCTCCAGTTCGTTGTCGCCTGTGGGTTTCAGGGCGAGGCATTCAACTCCCGGGGAGTAGAACAGAATCTCCGAGGCACGCTCGAAGCCGGCGCCGACAACATTGAGCGTGAACTCCGTCCCGCGCTTCCCGCCAGCGGGAAAGAACCGCTCAATCGACGGAGCTCCGCCGAGAACTGCACGCGGTCCTCCGAAGAGGATCGCGGCAATGAAGAACAACCTGTGTTTTCGCATCACGTAGTCCGGCACGAGTGGAATTCGAGTGGGCCGAGCAACCAGCAGAAAACTCGCTGGACCGGCGAGGCCGGCCCAGCGTCGTGGAAGTGTCACGCCAGGAGGTCGCTCATGACCTTGCCATTCATGACAATCTGTTGCGGTCGATCACCTGGCGACATCAGGTGCTTCTTCGCATCGATGCCGAGGAGGTGGTAGACGCTCGTCATGTAATCCTCGACGGACAGCGGACTATCCGCGACTTCCGCCGCAAGGCCGTCGGAGGCGCCGAAAACCTGGCCACGTTTGATGCCGCCGCCGGCCGCAACAATGCTGAACACACGCGGCCAGTGGTCACGCCCGCCGCCCGCATTCACCTTCGGTGTGCGCCCAAACTCGCTGGTGACCAGAACGAGCGTCGAATCGAGCAAGCCGCGCTGATCGAGATCGGTGATCAGGCCTGCGAATGCCTTGTCGAGATCGGGCATCTGGGTTTCGATGCCGCGGTAGTGATAGGAGTGCGTGTCCCAGGCGCCGAAGGTGACGGTCACGCATCGGACGCCAGCTTCGACAAGCCGCCGGGCGATCAGGAACCTTGGGCCGGCGGATGGACGAAGGATCAGGCCCCAGGGTTCGAAGCCATACAGCTTCTTCGTCTCCGGTGTCTCTCCCTTAAAGCTGAAGGCGTCGCGCGCTTCATCCGATCCAAGCAGGTCATACGCGCGCTGATAGAACGAATCCATCGTCGCGATCGCGTCGTCCTTCTCGGTCTGATGGAAGTGATTGTCGACGAGATCCTTCCAGCTCTTCCGGCTTTCGAATCGGGCCTCATCAACGCCCTTGGGCAGCTTGAGGTCGCGAACGGTAAAGTTGCCTCGCGCGGGATCGTTGCCGAGCGCGAACGGACCGAAGGCGTTGCTGAGGTAGCCGCTGCCGAGGAACTGGCTTCCCTGAGTCGGAATGCAAACGTATGGCGGAGCCGCTCCTCGCGGACCAAGTTCCTGGGCGACGACGCTGCCGGTGCTCGGATAGGTCAGAGCCGGGCTTGGCCGGTAGCCGGTAAACATGCTGTGTTCGCCGCGGCCATGATCAACCTCCGTGTGAGTCATGCTACGGACGACCGTCAGCTTATCGGCGACCTTCGCCGTCTCGACCATGTGAGAGCTGAACTGAACGCCCGGGATCGACGTACTGATCGGATCCAGGATGCCGCGATATTCAACAGGTGCATCAGGCTTCGGATCGAAGCTGTCCATATGGGCGAATCCGCCCTGCAGGTAAATGTGAATGACCGATTTTGCCTTCGGTGCCGGCGCATCTTCAGTGGCGGCGCGAGCCTGCAGTTGGAACATGTTGCCGAGTGATAGCCCCAGCCCACCGAGCCATCCGGCGTAGAGGAAATCGCGCCGCGAGGGGCGTCGAGAATGCGAGGGATCAGCCAGCCACGTTCCGGGTTGGGGAGCGGACATCAATGCACCTCCTGAAGAGACTTCGCGACACTAGGCCGCTGACATGAAGATCTGAGGACGAACACTCGAAGATTCGGCGAGCGCTAGCGGGGCGCAACAAACTCGATGACCAGCTTCGGCCGTTGCGAGACATTCATGAATTCGCTGGCATAGAAATCCCAGCCATTGCCGCCCGTGTTCATGAAAACCCAGCCGTGGTTGTCTTCGCCGTTCACCCACGCCTGAACAGTGTCGGTCACATCGAAGACAATCTCGGATGAGTTTGCTGCGATCTTGCCGAACGTGAAGCTGTCCTTATGGCGAGACGCTTCGAGCCCGTCGGCCGAAATCCCCGAGACCACACTGCTCCAGGTCGCCGACTCATCGAAAGGCACGAGCAGGCGATGGAGATTGACCGTGGTCCCCTGGTCGAATGCGCTGACCAGGAGTCGGGCCGACTTGACCTGGGCATTCTTTGGGATCTTTTTTTCGCCAGCGCCAATGACCTCGTCAAACCGCATCAGCACCTGGCTTTCGCCGCCGTCGTTGTTGGCATCAGACGACGCGTTGGGATTGCTCTCCAGCAGCGTCTTCGTCGCCAGAGCCCAGATTTCGGTATCGACGGTCCCCTTGTAGCCATCGACTCCCTGCTGGAAGGAGACGGTTCTCGTCATTGGGGACTGTGGGGGAGCGTCCGGCTTCGGGACATCCGCAGACCAGGCATTCGTCAGGAAAACGAGGCCGCACGTCAACACAGCGAGGCTTCTCAGCATTTCTGCGTTCCTTGATCGGTGGAGTAGGTCCCCACGGCGTGAGACGGCCGCGGGTCCTTGACCGTGCCCTTCGACCTCAGCGGACTGCCTGCTCTTTGCTTCCTGTGGCCCGCAGGCGTTCGGGCACTTCCGGAATCTGCTCGATCAGCTTGTTGATGGAGCCGTTCTGCTTCTGGAGCGTGAAGGCGTCGTACACATCGCCCACAGCGGTACGGGCTTCGTACTTCAGCGTCTCGCCGTCGATGTGGATGATCTGATAGAGCTGGGTATCCTGGGCCTGCCGCTTCATGAATTCATGCCGCTGCAGGTCGTACTGCTTGGGGCCGCTGACCGACACGACGTAGACAGTTCCAGTCTTCTCATCTCGGGCGTTGAGGCCTGTAGGAACGTTCCCGATCGTCTGGGCCGGAACCTTCGGCGTTTCGAGTCCGGTACGACCATAGGTGTGGTCATGCCCCTGAAGGACGATGTCGACCTTGTGCCTGTCGAGAATCGGCTTC contains:
- a CDS encoding MBL fold metallo-hydrolase produces the protein MPALTLGRKASQENNSHDERTRLDEPVPSRYELKVGDIDVLVISDGVLTLPGEMLGHNVAPDVRAACLDEMFLPPDYFEWALNVVLVRSGSQTILIDAGLGSDPNLNLPKAGRTIERLEAAGIDLASVTDVVLTHLHMDHIGGLLVAGIKERLRPHLRIHLAAAEAEFWESPDFSHTSMPAGFPDALRSAARRFLHEYRGNLHPFENEYDVAPGVMVQRTGGHTPGHSVVRLASKGNRLTFAGDAVFQVGFEHPGWFNGFEHDPEEAARVRVKLLRELAANREPLVATHLSFPSVCHVAVDGDAFRWVPGPWEY
- a CDS encoding nitroreductase; translation: MDVYEAVASRRSVRGFTDQPVPDDVLERVLTAAAMAPSGSNIQPWRIYVLTGERLTQLKKAAVERVAAGDPWDSREFAMYPESLKSPYTERRSEFGKERYNALGIDREDWGARQRAAIGNWNCFGATTALFCYIDRDLGRPQWADVGMYLQTVMLLLRAEGLHSCPQMAWSQVRKSVAEIVSPPADLILFCGMSIGYEDSAVDYVRIGRAPLQETVTFVRH
- a CDS encoding outer membrane protein assembly factor BamB family protein; amino-acid sequence: MSLRTTIPCLLLAITSTTSAGDWPSWRGQKGDGVSTETGVPISWSPNENIAWKTSLPGGGRSSPIVIGDYVVITLADVFDQTRRVLAIDASSGVVRWNTVVHRGETGDMHKFNTAASSTPACDGQRIFAVFVDDRAMQVVALDLEGRILWSKSPGTFHSQHGFAASPVVFGNGVIINGQQDGEAFVVLLNTMTGDEIWRYKPSINLRSFSTPLLTQHDGELQLILTGASQTVALNPATGEPIWSIAGPAEKFVSTPSVGHGMVFSFGGSPEKKAMAVKLGGRGEISEEFVAWRNERQMPYVPTPILLGDYLHILSDTGVYTCLDPRTGRSLMTARRTGPVYSSPVAAEDRIYFFEDSGTCTVIANGKTFEVLSKNGLGEGVYSTPAIAHRSLFVRTEGHLLRIGKEFGTAVSVAP
- a CDS encoding c-type cytochrome domain-containing protein, with product MFRKRCASCHDEERTRGDLDLTSLEGVKAGSSSGPVIVPGKPDDSLVYTLAAHREDPKMPPGAPRIPQRELDLIRDWIARGISETELKPAAKPQVVLAKATPANSAEVTVAKGGLEPVKPWQQNAAVTALAVHPKSDLTAVAGLNQVLLYDDLSRPAIGALPFPEGKAFVLKFVRGGDVLLAGGGVGAESGRVVAFDVATRKRLFAIGDETDIVLAADLSPDGSLVAMGGPGRTVKIYRTSNGELLTTLKKHTDWILSLAYSPDGLLLASSDRFGGVQVWEAETGKIFDTLRGHSGQVTAVWWPASSDALATAGDDGTLRVWNMHDGSSKSVTNIGIGPILSATTNASGRVCLGGRQNAIAVLNSSLTLVATLPFNGEAVEVAATDSRVIAASASGGVEVIGLNDQADRSSLQIPVAAAIPSIAKAPIRRSQLQTAAIAVNDTSKSTPAIENAAQSIGLAGDRLAELRHSAALADAAVKATEAALATQRAVSERLNADIRRLEQSNHGSASPTTR
- a CDS encoding DUF1549 domain-containing protein; the protein is MRTLRMKELSMSTWKLCVAALGLTVLLQGNADAAAPVEITELRVMPEQIRLQGARDEKRFVVQARLSDGSTRDVTSAAKFSVKNTSIATLVGTVVTPAADGTTELAVTHEGRTVRATIDVEAASDVTPLSFRNDILPILTKTGCNAGRCHGAGSGKDGFRLSLYGFDPQGDHYRLTREFSGRRIDLASPENCLLVAKATGAVDHTGGQCIVEGSFEHEQLLAWLKNGAPNDNRETPVPTGITVFPRQAVFAKAGEKQGLVVIAMYSDGTQRDVTDLAVFLSNNDAAATVSEQGIATSTGPGNAFILARFDQFTEGAALTTRPGTEYPGFDLKPQNEIDRHVFARWNDMHIVPSDLCSDEVFLRRATLDLTGLLPTPEKWATFLADTSSDKRSHLVDELIETRDFQDMWIMRWAELLQIRTSNGISRKGLHLYDQWLRERVHAGETIDKIVAEALSATGGTFENPASSYFQTETTPQLLAENAAQAFLGTRIQCAQCHNHPFDRWTMDDYYGFAEFFAQVGYKQAQDPREITVFNAGMGSLKHPVDGRDVVLRHLGGEPPAVKPGEDYRKVLAEWLASPENPSFSRNVANVVWAHFLGVGVVEPVDDFRVSNPPSNPALLDHIGRKLAGDRFNIRPLVREICNSRTYQLASTRNASNAWDMRNFSHARIRRLRAEVLLDCLNQVTATTERLPGLPAGGRAIEVADGQVPNYFLTTFGRSDRATACTCEVQKTSPTLSQALHLINGEATSGKIAQGKVIERLITTNPDSVAIVTALYERCLGRAPRPEEQSAIQAKLASSEDAITALTDLFWALLNSNEFVFNH
- a CDS encoding PPC domain-containing protein, producing MRKHRLFFIAAILFGGPRAVLGGAPSIERFFPAGGKRGTEFTLNVVGAGFERASEILFYSPGVECLALKPTGDNELEIRLKSREDAAIGPYAFRLRNPQGLSELHTVLLTNQPVEPESEPNDEVSKANEKSRNLTWAGVLENGDVDCYAITLKKGERLAAEVASVRSGSVLLDTSIRVFSPDGALIGSVDDTPLFYQDPFITLIAPQDGRYVVEVQGTNRDGDDNSRYLLSLGDFPRPAAVYPAGGQAGMTVKVQFRGDAAGDFEQSFALPESPAPGFGLIASRDGREAPSASPFRVSPFPNVLEEIRGPSPAQLPAAFNGVLSTMGEADTFEFNVSNREPIQFESFAYRIGSPIDTVIAILDGEGETLISNDDDGSHDSRLVFVPPAPGKYSLEIRDKRRAGRPDFIYRVEATRLQPQLTAFVSRPERLSQERQTVAVPRGNRIMTTFAVQRRHFKGDVQLSTSGGPQGVLFSEARIDADRYWTPTIVEASKDAPLNAMLIDVLASGNDGDRSVQGKFQQVVDLIAGSADALFQSAVVDRLAVVVIEPVPFHVDLLQPEAPVAKDGTLDLQLKLTREPGFTGSVEVVIPFLPPWVDGPSEVVIKPGETMAVYRLRAHPKAAVREWTICAEAMAGGRSGRRAESALPGANDPLPVAPPPEVAVASELVKLTVGSSPVAGKLEEVVTEQGAAVSVSCSIEAHGQLPETMTAELEGLPNRVTASPVAIARGEGRVQFELHLAPDAPVGVFPDLVVRLTGTLNGESVSYCVGRSGTLRVEPRGGLFRDESGRALSRLEVLQRATAGPKSEGK